A stretch of the Capsicum annuum cultivar UCD-10X-F1 chromosome 8, UCD10Xv1.1, whole genome shotgun sequence genome encodes the following:
- the LOC107838926 gene encoding nuclear transcription factor Y subunit A-6 isoform X2, whose translation MLSFSKKGCPGKESQSFTPLFVSCSSMWNSSEKSALKHHSDIKKSESQFQDLDSTSTLSTGQSNHVEAAMGKSNTVLQNVAAHPGWGGIYDLQEETGTNASLSGESDTNTLPQLQVHHNHPANYPQRAGVTSTRVALPLDCTESLPIYVNAKQYNAILKRRQVRAKLEAQNKLVKDRKPYLHDSRHRHAMERARGSGGRFLNTKNMQQSNPSSPKHDKNIFKQQAGAMVQHSESGSWGTSTQSGSDVTSIFNDDDMFRQPEFRVSGFPFHMQEAEDFMHVGT comes from the exons ATGCTAAGTTTCTCGAAGAAAGGTTGTCCTGGAAAAGAAAGTCAATCTTTTACTCCTCTGTTCGTGAGTTGCTCATCTATGTGGAACTCCAGTGAGAAATCTGCATTGAAACATCACTCTGATATTAAGAAATCAGAATCCCAGTTCCAAGATCTGGATTCAACTTCTACTCTGTCAACGGGTCAATCGAATCATGTGGAGGCCGCCATGGGAAAAAGCAACACCGTTCTGCAAAATGTTGCAGCTCATCCAG GTTGGGGTGGAATTTATGATTTGCAAGAAGAGACTGGAACAAATGCATCCCTATCAGGTGAAAGTGATACGAACACTCTTCCTCAGCTGCAAGTGCATCATAATCATCCAGCG AATTATCCTCAGAGGGCGGGTGTCACCTCTACAAGAGTTGCACTTCCTCTTGACTGCACAGAGAGCTTGCCTATTTATGTGAATGCGAAACAATACAATGCTATCCTTAAAAGGCGACAGGTTCGTGCCAAGCTAGAGGCTCAAAATAAGCTTGTCAAAGACAGAAAG CCATATCTTCACGATTCTCGACATCGTCACGCCATGGAGAGAGCTAGGGGTTCTGGAGGGCGTTTTTTGAACACAAAGAATATGCAGCAATCCAACCCTTCATCTCCAAAGCATGACAAAAATATCTTTAAGCAACAGGCAGGTGCTATGGTTCAACACTCTGAGAGTGGTAGTTGGGGGACTTCCACCCAATCTGGTTCTGATGTGACAAGCATCTTCAATGATGATGACATGTTCCGGCAGCCAGAGTTCAGAGTCTCTGGCTTCCCTTTTCACATGCAGGAAGCTGAAGACTTCATGCATGTTGGAACCTGA
- the LOC107838926 gene encoding nuclear transcription factor Y subunit A-3 isoform X1: protein MLSFSKKGCPGKESQSFTPLFVSCSSMWNSSEKSALKHHSDIKKSESQFQDLDSTSTLSTGQSNHVEAAMGKSNTVLQNVAAHPGWGGIYDLQEETGTNASLSGESDTNTLPQLQVHHNHPAACVSYPWADSYFGRLISTYESNAINYPQRAGVTSTRVALPLDCTESLPIYVNAKQYNAILKRRQVRAKLEAQNKLVKDRKPYLHDSRHRHAMERARGSGGRFLNTKNMQQSNPSSPKHDKNIFKQQAGAMVQHSESGSWGTSTQSGSDVTSIFNDDDMFRQPEFRVSGFPFHMQEAEDFMHVGT from the exons ATGCTAAGTTTCTCGAAGAAAGGTTGTCCTGGAAAAGAAAGTCAATCTTTTACTCCTCTGTTCGTGAGTTGCTCATCTATGTGGAACTCCAGTGAGAAATCTGCATTGAAACATCACTCTGATATTAAGAAATCAGAATCCCAGTTCCAAGATCTGGATTCAACTTCTACTCTGTCAACGGGTCAATCGAATCATGTGGAGGCCGCCATGGGAAAAAGCAACACCGTTCTGCAAAATGTTGCAGCTCATCCAG GTTGGGGTGGAATTTATGATTTGCAAGAAGAGACTGGAACAAATGCATCCCTATCAGGTGAAAGTGATACGAACACTCTTCCTCAGCTGCAAGTGCATCATAATCATCCAGCG GCTTGCGTATCCTACCCCTGGGCTGACTCTTACTTTGGAAGGCTCATATCTACTTATGAATCAAATGCCATC AATTATCCTCAGAGGGCGGGTGTCACCTCTACAAGAGTTGCACTTCCTCTTGACTGCACAGAGAGCTTGCCTATTTATGTGAATGCGAAACAATACAATGCTATCCTTAAAAGGCGACAGGTTCGTGCCAAGCTAGAGGCTCAAAATAAGCTTGTCAAAGACAGAAAG CCATATCTTCACGATTCTCGACATCGTCACGCCATGGAGAGAGCTAGGGGTTCTGGAGGGCGTTTTTTGAACACAAAGAATATGCAGCAATCCAACCCTTCATCTCCAAAGCATGACAAAAATATCTTTAAGCAACAGGCAGGTGCTATGGTTCAACACTCTGAGAGTGGTAGTTGGGGGACTTCCACCCAATCTGGTTCTGATGTGACAAGCATCTTCAATGATGATGACATGTTCCGGCAGCCAGAGTTCAGAGTCTCTGGCTTCCCTTTTCACATGCAGGAAGCTGAAGACTTCATGCATGTTGGAACCTGA
- the LOC124886610 gene encoding uncharacterized protein LOC124886610, with amino-acid sequence MAKVGKVDHKVKVYLYNTGHDKWARCHAPTNRGRMKTSNIAEYINGVYERQLHLLKFLKEARILFGEWNCKNREIASHTKTTLVRSLTGEWLARLRLYPSKYTLYMKMVEVLKSKYIKDMGSYSSDCYKPATIVKTYEVPIN; translated from the exons ATGGCTAAAGTTGGGAAGGTCGACCACAAGGTTAAGGTTTACTTGTATAATACCGGACATGATAAGTGGGCAAGATGTCATGCACCAACAAACAGAGGGAGGATGAAGACATCGAATATTGCTGAATATATCAATGGTGTATATGAGCGTCAACTTCATCTCTTGAAATTTCTAAAAGAAGCAAGAATACTTTTTGGAGAGTGGAATTGCAAGAATAGAGAGATAGCTTCACATACAAAGACTACATTGGTTAGAAG CTTGACTGGTGAATGGTTGGCTAGGTTAAGGCTTTATCCGAGTAAGTATACTCTGTATATGAAGATGGTTGAAG TTTTAAAGAGCAAATACATAAAAGATATGGGGTCATATAGTTCTGATTGTTACAAGCCTGCAACAATCGTGAAGACATATGAAGTACCAATAAAttga